The Vibrio kanaloae genome has a window encoding:
- the napF gene encoding ferredoxin-type protein NapF, which produces MSEQINSNRRGFLTRLSKPVKAAANYEEVSQRLHARPPRAVDEVLFERLCDGCELCEQACPNSVIGMLEGSALLNLDYNSCSMCNKCTEVCPTGALHPTVTPYIDLKPSFADSCNNYMQMDCSACQAACSASAIQIEAGELPTVDKDKCNGCGECRSACYIGSVTLNLTQQ; this is translated from the coding sequence ATGTCTGAACAAATAAACTCAAATAGGCGCGGTTTCTTAACTCGACTTTCTAAACCGGTTAAAGCAGCCGCGAATTATGAAGAGGTATCACAGCGCTTGCACGCAAGGCCGCCAAGAGCGGTCGATGAGGTGCTGTTTGAGCGTCTTTGCGACGGTTGCGAGCTGTGTGAGCAAGCGTGTCCGAATAGCGTTATTGGGATGCTAGAGGGCAGTGCGCTGCTGAATTTGGATTACAACAGTTGTTCTATGTGTAACAAATGCACTGAAGTGTGTCCGACTGGCGCACTTCATCCAACAGTCACGCCTTATATCGACCTCAAGCCTAGCTTTGCTGATAGCTGTAATAACTACATGCAAATGGACTGTTCAGCATGCCAAGCTGCTTGTTCAGCAAGTGCGATTCAAATCGAAGCAGGGGAGTTGCCTACAGTGGACAAAGATAAGTGTAACGGCTGTGGAGAGTGCCGAAGCGCTTGTTATATTGGCTCTGTGACTCTTAACCTGACTCAGCAATAA
- a CDS encoding TorD/DmsD family molecular chaperone, with the protein MIIDTHKLLGSLFYQATSKEQLVTIVEALVESEVLSEECLQALRGEDEDALAAEFSRLFEGVGDMPAPPWGSVYLDKDRVVFGASTVEYRQFLELNQIELDTGLREPEDQFGLMLFAHTYLLENNNIDSARELLECHLLPWSSTYLDKLNTSSDLSFYKKLSSDVINWLNKLTSEYNLNVATKKLYID; encoded by the coding sequence ATGATTATCGATACGCATAAATTATTGGGTTCGCTATTTTATCAAGCGACAAGTAAAGAGCAGTTGGTCACCATTGTTGAAGCTTTGGTTGAGAGCGAAGTGCTCTCTGAAGAATGCTTACAGGCATTGAGAGGCGAAGACGAAGATGCGCTCGCAGCAGAGTTCAGCCGCCTGTTTGAAGGCGTTGGAGACATGCCAGCTCCGCCTTGGGGTTCTGTGTACCTAGATAAAGACCGCGTTGTGTTCGGCGCTTCTACGGTTGAGTATCGCCAGTTTTTAGAATTGAATCAGATTGAATTAGACACGGGGTTAAGAGAGCCAGAAGATCAATTTGGTTTAATGTTATTCGCCCATACGTATTTGTTAGAAAACAATAATATCGATTCAGCCCGTGAATTGCTGGAGTGTCACTTATTACCTTGGTCTTCTACTTATTTAGATAAATTAAATACATCATCAGATTTATCATTTTATAAGAAGCTATCAAGTGATGTAATAAATTGGCTTAATAAATTAACATCTGAATATAATTTAAATGTTGCTACTAAAAAGTTATATATCGACTAA
- a CDS encoding DmsA/YnfE/YnfF family dimethyl sulfoxide reductase: MTNKKESGVMNLTRRGFMKASSAVGSAAALAGGIALPFKSKPVAAAVAENVGEKIVWSACTVNCGSRCPLRMHVQNGEIKYVETDNTGTDEYGHHQVRACLRGRSMRRRVYNPDRLKYPMKRVGERGEGKFKRISWEEAYDEVAGTMQRLIKDYGNDTIYLNYGTGTLGGTVTKSWPPAQTLIARLMNLSGGYLNHYGDYSTAQITKGLSYTYGGWANNNSFSDLENTKLNIQFGNNPAETRMSGGGLIHHYVESKNKSNARTIIIDPRYTDTAGGREDQWIPIRPSTDAALVAGLAHVMITEDLVDQPFLDKYCVGYDEKTLPASAPKNSDYKSYILGLGEDGVEKTPEWASKITGIPVDTIVKLGREMGTAKPCAIHQGWGLQRTANGELACRAIAMLSLLTGSVGVSGGSTGARESDINIPFVRFPTVPNPVETSISMFMWTDAIYRHHEMTDITDGVRGAERLKNPIKMIWNYAGNCIINQHSDINKTHAILQDESACEMIVVVDNHMTSSAKYADIILPDLTTSEQDDWCMDGKAANMPYFIYAQKAIEPQFEAKSIYEMCSQLAKRMGVEKEFTEGRTQDQWIEHLYAETRKNDPTLPTFEEMKDLGIYKRSYDHHYIAYEDFRKDPEANPLTTPSGKIEIYSEQLADIAKTWKLKEDEVIHPLPVYADSFEGHNDPLAEKYPLQLTGFHYKARTHSTYGNVAEIKAAAPQELWINPIDAKERGIESGDMVSIFNDRGEVHIPAKVTPRILPRVVALGEGAWYAPDGQKIDHAGSINVLTTQRPSPLAKGNPQHTNLVQIKTLNKA, encoded by the coding sequence ATGACGAATAAAAAAGAATCTGGGGTAATGAATCTTACTCGAAGAGGCTTCATGAAAGCTTCTTCTGCAGTAGGTAGTGCAGCCGCACTTGCGGGCGGTATCGCTTTACCTTTCAAATCCAAACCAGTAGCGGCTGCGGTTGCTGAGAATGTGGGTGAGAAAATCGTATGGAGTGCATGCACAGTAAACTGTGGCTCTCGCTGCCCGTTACGTATGCATGTACAAAACGGTGAGATCAAATACGTAGAAACAGACAACACAGGTACTGACGAATACGGTCATCACCAAGTTCGTGCGTGTCTACGTGGTCGCTCTATGCGCCGCCGTGTTTACAACCCAGATCGCCTAAAATACCCAATGAAACGTGTAGGTGAACGTGGTGAAGGTAAGTTTAAGCGTATTAGCTGGGAAGAGGCTTATGATGAAGTCGCCGGCACCATGCAACGCCTTATCAAAGACTACGGTAACGACACTATCTACCTAAACTACGGTACAGGTACGCTTGGCGGTACGGTTACTAAATCTTGGCCACCAGCTCAAACGCTGATTGCTCGTCTAATGAACCTGAGTGGTGGTTACCTAAACCATTACGGTGACTACTCAACAGCGCAAATCACGAAAGGCTTGAGCTACACCTACGGTGGTTGGGCGAACAACAACTCTTTCTCTGACCTAGAGAACACCAAGCTTAATATCCAATTTGGTAACAACCCTGCCGAGACACGTATGTCTGGCGGTGGTCTGATCCACCACTACGTAGAAAGCAAAAACAAATCGAACGCAAGAACGATCATCATCGACCCTCGCTACACCGATACTGCCGGTGGTCGTGAAGATCAATGGATTCCAATTCGTCCTTCTACGGATGCGGCATTGGTAGCGGGTCTTGCACACGTGATGATCACGGAAGACCTTGTCGACCAACCGTTCCTAGACAAATACTGCGTCGGTTATGACGAAAAAACTCTGCCTGCATCAGCGCCTAAAAACAGCGACTACAAATCTTACATCCTAGGTTTAGGTGAAGATGGCGTAGAGAAGACACCAGAATGGGCTTCTAAGATCACCGGTATTCCGGTTGATACTATCGTCAAGCTTGGCCGCGAAATGGGCACAGCAAAACCGTGCGCAATCCACCAAGGCTGGGGCCTGCAACGTACTGCGAACGGTGAGCTAGCTTGTCGTGCAATCGCAATGCTGTCACTGCTCACCGGTTCTGTGGGTGTATCAGGCGGTTCTACAGGTGCTCGTGAGAGTGACATCAACATTCCGTTTGTGCGCTTCCCTACTGTGCCAAACCCAGTTGAAACGTCTATTTCAATGTTCATGTGGACAGACGCGATTTACCGTCACCATGAAATGACCGACATCACTGATGGTGTTCGCGGTGCAGAGCGCCTTAAAAACCCAATCAAGATGATCTGGAACTACGCAGGTAACTGCATCATTAACCAACACTCAGACATCAACAAGACTCACGCGATTCTTCAAGATGAAAGTGCGTGTGAAATGATTGTCGTGGTTGATAACCATATGACTTCTTCAGCGAAATACGCCGATATCATCCTGCCAGACTTAACAACGTCTGAGCAAGACGACTGGTGTATGGATGGTAAAGCAGCGAATATGCCTTACTTCATCTACGCGCAGAAAGCGATCGAACCTCAATTCGAAGCGAAATCTATCTATGAAATGTGCTCTCAGTTGGCTAAGCGTATGGGCGTCGAAAAAGAGTTCACAGAAGGCCGAACTCAAGATCAATGGATTGAGCATCTTTACGCTGAAACTCGTAAGAACGATCCAACACTGCCAACCTTCGAAGAGATGAAAGATCTAGGTATCTACAAACGTAGCTACGACCACCACTACATCGCTTACGAAGACTTCCGCAAAGATCCTGAAGCGAACCCACTGACTACACCAAGTGGCAAGATTGAGATCTACTCAGAGCAACTGGCTGATATCGCGAAGACTTGGAAGCTGAAAGAAGACGAAGTGATTCACCCACTTCCGGTTTACGCGGACTCTTTTGAAGGTCATAACGATCCACTAGCAGAGAAGTACCCACTTCAGCTAACCGGTTTCCACTACAAGGCTCGTACTCACTCAACTTACGGCAACGTTGCAGAAATCAAAGCAGCCGCACCGCAAGAGTTGTGGATCAACCCAATCGATGCAAAAGAACGTGGTATTGAAAGCGGCGACATGGTGAGTATTTTCAACGACCGTGGCGAAGTACATATTCCAGCGAAAGTGACACCAAGGATTCTTCCTCGAGTTGTCGCACTAGGCGAAGGTGCATGGTACGCACCAGATGGTCAGAAGATCGACCATGCAGGCTCTATTAACGTGCTGACGACTCAGCGCCCGAGCCCACTTGCTAAGGGTAACCCTCAGCATACAAACCTAGTTCAAATCAAAACGCTAAACAAAGCATAA
- a CDS encoding DMSO/selenate family reductase complex B subunit, with protein MKQYGFYIDSSKCTGCKTCQLACKDYNDLDIKTNYRRVYEYAGGGFTQDGDTWVQKDVFSYYLSIACNHCTNPACVKVCPSGAMHKRDEDGLVVVDESVCIGCQHCSNACPYGAPQYNAKKGHMTKCDGCYQRVSEGKQPICVESCPLRALEFGEINTLREKYGSGADVAPLPSSTETLPNIVIKLNKNAKPTGDTSGHLANPKEV; from the coding sequence ATGAAACAATACGGCTTTTACATTGATTCAAGTAAATGCACGGGTTGTAAAACCTGTCAGCTTGCTTGTAAAGATTATAACGATCTAGACATCAAAACGAACTACCGTCGCGTATACGAATACGCAGGTGGTGGCTTCACTCAAGATGGTGATACCTGGGTTCAGAAAGATGTCTTTTCTTACTACCTTTCTATCGCTTGTAACCACTGTACTAACCCAGCGTGTGTGAAAGTGTGTCCTTCGGGCGCGATGCACAAACGTGATGAAGACGGTTTGGTTGTGGTTGATGAGAGCGTATGTATTGGTTGTCAGCACTGTAGCAATGCGTGCCCTTACGGCGCACCACAATACAATGCTAAGAAAGGTCACATGACCAAATGCGATGGTTGTTACCAACGTGTTTCTGAAGGCAAACAGCCTATCTGTGTTGAGTCTTGCCCACTTCGTGCATTGGAGTTTGGTGAAATCAATACACTTCGCGAAAAGTACGGCTCCGGTGCGGATGTGGCGCCATTGCCATCTTCAACAGAAACGCTACCGAACATCGTGATTAAGCTGAACAAAAACGCGAAGCCGACTGGCGATACCAGTGGTCACCTAGCAAACCCGAAGGAGGTGTAA
- a CDS encoding dimethyl sulfoxide reductase anchor subunit family protein — protein sequence MIFHEWSLIFFTVLAQTAVGGYLLIGARALVLGHDEEKLNSYKVPMFILWALMGLGFMFSTTHLGSPLRAFNAFNQLGSAWLSNEVFFGAAFFAVGGLQWLLSVLKKGGVAIQKALMVGAMVLGVIFMYAMINVYMINTVPTWDNIYTPLSFIMTMVVGGLLLSQFVIVFANDSRFTVDCNITMLAVIAVAISLLVTVGKLNLIGDIQTSAAKASELVDGLGSYAILQVALLMASLLVWILPMLNKAKVNPVNLGLALVLFLASELIGRGLFYSLHMTSGL from the coding sequence ATGATTTTTCATGAGTGGTCTTTAATCTTCTTTACTGTGCTGGCGCAAACTGCGGTTGGTGGTTACTTACTGATTGGCGCACGTGCACTGGTACTTGGTCATGACGAAGAGAAGCTGAACAGCTACAAGGTTCCAATGTTCATTCTATGGGCACTAATGGGGCTTGGCTTCATGTTCTCGACAACGCACCTTGGTTCTCCACTGCGCGCGTTTAATGCCTTTAACCAACTAGGCTCTGCTTGGTTGTCTAACGAAGTGTTCTTCGGTGCAGCATTCTTCGCTGTCGGTGGCCTGCAATGGCTATTGTCTGTGCTTAAGAAAGGTGGCGTAGCTATCCAGAAAGCACTGATGGTTGGCGCGATGGTACTGGGTGTTATCTTCATGTACGCGATGATCAATGTATACATGATCAACACAGTACCTACGTGGGACAACATCTACACACCACTGAGCTTCATCATGACGATGGTTGTGGGTGGATTGCTGCTATCTCAGTTCGTTATTGTATTCGCAAACGACAGCCGCTTTACGGTTGACTGTAACATCACCATGCTGGCTGTTATCGCTGTTGCTATCAGCTTGCTTGTGACAGTAGGCAAACTGAACCTAATCGGTGACATCCAAACTTCAGCAGCAAAAGCATCTGAGTTGGTTGACGGTTTAGGCAGCTATGCGATTCTTCAAGTTGCATTACTGATGGCAAGCTTACTGGTTTGGATTCTACCTATGCTGAACAAAGCAAAAGTGAATCCAGTTAACCTTGGCTTAGCACTAGTATTGTTCTTGGCTTCAGAGTTAATCGGCCGTGGTTTGTTCTACAGCCTACATATGACAAGCGGTTTGTAA
- a CDS encoding CinA family nicotinamide mononucleotide deamidase-related protein — MTKIAMLSTGEEVLHGDIVDTNAAWMSAEFYQHGFALAKRSTVGDQMNALVEELLMLSFNYDVVIVNGGLGPTTDDMSAAAAATASEQDLIMFPEWLTRMEKMFSGRGMPMPDSNLKQALLPASAEIVDNPVGTACGFKLKINDATFYFTPGVPSEFKRMVTFEILPDLSRTYPQVVASECSRLFTFGLSESGISDVLDQLKLPEGYELGYRSYLPFIEVKLFGPKADLETRVKLLQMVYKLLESNVVSVDEPMIDHIGHIMAEKKKTLSVSEVSTKGSLSAWLQLNEQVEDCFGHSWVMAEPKESELEKSDPLAATFALAGATRDKCGTELALVTGKLEGNTFSVALSTEVGEWGQVLEFYRQYSREDQRNVIKTVAADMLRRHLDNKPMFGTYSSVKRLKDMFIPAAIIK, encoded by the coding sequence ATGACGAAAATCGCAATGTTAAGTACAGGTGAAGAAGTTCTTCATGGAGACATTGTCGACACAAACGCGGCCTGGATGTCTGCTGAGTTTTATCAGCACGGTTTTGCTCTTGCGAAACGTTCCACTGTGGGTGACCAAATGAATGCTCTGGTTGAAGAACTGCTGATGCTGAGCTTTAACTATGATGTGGTTATCGTCAATGGTGGTTTAGGGCCGACAACCGACGACATGAGCGCCGCCGCCGCTGCAACTGCTTCCGAGCAGGACTTAATTATGTTCCCTGAGTGGTTGACTCGTATGGAAAAAATGTTCTCTGGACGCGGTATGCCGATGCCTGACAGCAACCTTAAACAAGCCTTGTTGCCAGCAAGCGCTGAGATTGTCGATAACCCAGTTGGCACTGCGTGTGGCTTTAAGCTGAAGATTAACGATGCGACGTTCTATTTCACGCCGGGTGTGCCGAGTGAATTCAAGCGCATGGTGACGTTTGAGATTCTTCCTGACTTGTCGCGTACCTACCCTCAAGTGGTTGCCTCTGAATGCAGTCGACTGTTTACGTTTGGTTTGTCTGAGTCTGGTATCTCTGATGTTTTGGACCAATTAAAGCTGCCAGAAGGTTATGAGTTGGGTTATCGCTCTTATCTGCCATTCATTGAGGTTAAACTGTTTGGCCCTAAGGCAGACTTAGAAACTCGCGTTAAGCTTCTGCAAATGGTTTACAAGCTGCTAGAGAGTAATGTCGTGAGTGTCGATGAGCCGATGATTGACCATATTGGACACATCATGGCGGAAAAAAAGAAGACGTTATCTGTGTCTGAAGTGTCGACCAAAGGTTCACTGTCAGCGTGGCTGCAATTGAATGAGCAGGTCGAAGATTGCTTCGGACATTCGTGGGTGATGGCTGAGCCCAAAGAGAGCGAACTTGAAAAGAGCGATCCATTGGCCGCAACCTTTGCTCTGGCCGGAGCAACAAGAGATAAATGCGGAACTGAATTGGCTTTGGTGACGGGTAAGTTGGAAGGCAACACATTCAGCGTTGCATTGTCGACTGAAGTAGGCGAGTGGGGGCAGGTACTTGAGTTTTATCGTCAGTACTCGCGAGAAGACCAACGCAACGTGATTAAGACAGTCGCCGCCGATATGCTGAGAAGGCATTTAGACAATAAACCGATGTTTGGTACTTATTCTTCGGTTAAGCGATTGAAAGACATGTTTATTCCAGCGGCTATCATTAAGTAG
- a CDS encoding DUF3943 domain-containing protein, with protein MSKSPSLAKVTAVLSMLMSVNSAASQYDFEQPINLSYSDECAQDYCVSESLYTYKPSKNYALNESSDQYDLTIDKQPLYLTVSDGKDWDYLMGQTYTILGLSVATVGLMTLLPESITKWDDDQRDISALGQKWKDNVSAGPVWDRDEHFLNYVMHPYFGGVYYTAARHAGYDEFESFLYSWTMSTFFWEYGVEAFAEVPSWQDLFITPFFGAVVGEMMLEAEQNIVASGGEVMGSQTMGDVSLFFLNPVGHIHYWVSDAWGGDAEVNLNTNPWWDNQDAAKFAYDAGAPYDSQFVGMNFKVTF; from the coding sequence GTGTCCAAATCGCCGTCACTAGCAAAGGTTACAGCTGTATTATCAATGTTAATGTCAGTTAACTCGGCTGCAAGCCAATATGACTTCGAACAGCCAATCAACCTTTCTTACTCGGATGAATGTGCTCAAGATTACTGTGTTAGTGAAAGCTTGTACACCTACAAGCCAAGTAAGAATTATGCATTAAACGAGTCAAGCGATCAGTACGATTTAACGATCGACAAGCAACCACTTTATCTGACTGTCAGCGATGGTAAAGATTGGGATTACCTTATGGGTCAAACCTACACTATTCTTGGTTTGAGTGTCGCAACCGTTGGCCTAATGACCCTATTACCTGAAAGTATTACTAAGTGGGACGATGACCAACGCGATATTAGTGCACTAGGTCAGAAGTGGAAGGATAATGTTTCTGCTGGTCCAGTATGGGACCGTGATGAACACTTCTTAAACTATGTAATGCACCCTTATTTTGGTGGTGTTTACTACACTGCAGCTCGACACGCGGGGTACGATGAGTTTGAGTCTTTCCTATACTCTTGGACTATGTCGACATTCTTCTGGGAATACGGTGTAGAAGCGTTTGCTGAAGTACCTTCATGGCAAGATCTCTTCATCACACCATTCTTTGGTGCGGTTGTTGGTGAAATGATGTTAGAAGCAGAACAAAACATCGTTGCTTCAGGTGGTGAAGTGATGGGTTCTCAAACCATGGGTGATGTGTCTCTATTTTTCCTAAACCCTGTTGGCCATATCCATTACTGGGTAAGTGACGCTTGGGGCGGCGACGCAGAAGTTAACCTGAATACTAACCCTTGGTGGGACAACCAAGATGCCGCTAAATTCGCTTACGATGCTGGCGCACCATACGACTCACAGTTTGTTGGTATGAACTTCAAGGTAACGTTTTGA
- a CDS encoding glycine cleavage system protein R, translating to MNSTFIVNFIGKASPATIKQLAAVTHENDGKWLISKVNFIEDQVAGVLKVELPAINESIVKEAFSANPDLIVQFVDSDHAHNVQDTIHHLRLDSNDRAGIVNEVTHVLDRQGISILDMDCHRVFIAGGGGVSSSLFTSKIAVKLPIEVQIEDVVNELETLSEDTRVIIEG from the coding sequence ATGAACAGTACATTTATCGTAAACTTTATCGGAAAAGCATCACCAGCAACAATCAAGCAACTTGCTGCGGTTACTCACGAAAACGACGGAAAATGGCTCATCAGTAAAGTGAATTTTATTGAAGACCAAGTCGCGGGTGTACTCAAGGTTGAACTTCCAGCCATCAACGAATCGATTGTTAAAGAAGCCTTCAGCGCTAATCCGGATCTCATCGTGCAATTTGTCGATTCAGACCATGCACACAATGTCCAAGACACGATACACCACCTTAGACTCGACTCGAACGACAGAGCAGGTATCGTCAACGAAGTAACCCATGTCTTGGATAGACAAGGAATCAGCATTCTAGATATGGACTGCCACCGAGTCTTTATCGCTGGTGGCGGCGGTGTGAGCTCAAGCCTGTTTACTTCCAAGATAGCGGTTAAGCTGCCAATCGAAGTTCAGATCGAAGACGTAGTGAATGAGCTAGAAACGCTTAGCGAAGATACTCGAGTGATAATTGAAGGTTAA
- the nspC gene encoding carboxynorspermidine decarboxylase: MQNNELKTPYFMINEDKLIANLEKAKQLKEISGVKLVLALKCFSTWGVFDIIKPYLDGTTSSGPYEVKLGHETFGGETHAYSVGYSEDDVREVADICDKMIFNSQSQLAAYRHIVEGKASLGLRLNPGVSYAGQDLANPARQFSRLGVQADHIKPETFDEIDGVMFHMNCENKDADAFIGLLDSISEQFGEHLDKLDWVSMGGGVFFTWPGYDIEKLGLALKAFSEKHGVQMYLEPGEAIITKTTDLVVTVVDIVENVKKTAIVDSATEAHRLDTLIYNEPASVLEASETGSHDYVIGSCSCLAGDQFCETSFDEPLKIGQKLHLLDSAGYTMVKLNWFNGLKMPSIYCERSNGEVQKLNEFGYEDFKRSLSQWSVK; the protein is encoded by the coding sequence ATGCAAAACAACGAACTAAAAACGCCTTATTTCATGATCAATGAAGACAAGTTGATTGCGAACTTAGAGAAAGCCAAGCAGCTGAAAGAGATTTCAGGTGTGAAGTTGGTATTGGCACTGAAGTGTTTCTCGACATGGGGTGTGTTTGACATCATCAAACCTTATCTCGATGGCACGACAAGCTCTGGCCCATACGAAGTGAAGCTTGGCCACGAAACCTTTGGTGGTGAGACGCACGCTTACAGTGTCGGTTACAGCGAAGATGACGTGAGAGAAGTAGCTGACATCTGCGACAAGATGATTTTCAACTCTCAAAGCCAGCTTGCTGCTTACCGCCATATTGTTGAAGGTAAAGCTTCACTGGGTTTACGTTTAAATCCGGGTGTGAGCTACGCAGGACAAGATTTGGCAAACCCAGCGCGCCAATTCTCGCGTTTGGGCGTACAAGCTGACCATATCAAGCCAGAGACCTTCGATGAGATTGATGGTGTGATGTTCCACATGAACTGTGAGAACAAAGATGCTGATGCATTTATCGGCCTACTTGATTCAATCTCCGAACAGTTTGGTGAGCACTTAGATAAGTTGGACTGGGTGAGCATGGGCGGAGGTGTGTTCTTCACATGGCCGGGCTATGACATCGAAAAACTGGGTCTTGCGCTGAAAGCCTTCTCTGAAAAACACGGTGTGCAGATGTACCTTGAGCCGGGTGAAGCGATCATCACTAAAACAACCGACCTAGTTGTGACAGTGGTTGATATCGTTGAGAACGTGAAGAAAACAGCGATTGTGGACTCAGCGACTGAGGCACACCGCCTTGATACGCTTATTTACAATGAACCAGCATCGGTGCTAGAAGCCTCAGAAACAGGTAGTCACGACTATGTGATTGGTTCATGTTCATGTCTGGCGGGCGATCAGTTCTGCGAAACGAGCTTTGATGAGCCACTTAAGATTGGCCAAAAGCTTCACCTGTTGGACAGTGCGGGCTACACCATGGTGAAACTGAACTGGTTCAATGGCCTGAAGATGCCATCGATCTATTGCGAGCGTAGCAACGGAGAAGTTCAAAAGCTGAATGAGTTTGGCTATGAAGACTTCAAACGTTCATTGTCACAATGGTCGGTTAAATAA
- a CDS encoding carboxynorspermidine synthase codes for MAILQIGAGGVGWVVAHKAAQNNEVLGDITIASRTIAKCEKIIESIKGKNNLKDSTKKLEARAVNADDVDELVALINEVKPDLVINAGPPWVNMAIMEACYQAKVSYLDTSVAVDLCSEGQQVPQAYDWQWGYREKFAEAGITGILGAGFDPGVVSVFAAHAVKHLFDEIDTIDVMDVNAGDHGKKFATNFDPETNMLEIQGDSFYWENEEWKQVPCHSRMLEFEFPNCGSHKVYSMAHDEVRSMKEFIPAKRIEFWMGFGDAYLNYFNCMRDIGLLSPDPLTLHDGTVVQPLHVLKALLPDPTSLAPGYTGLTCIGTWVQGKKDGKERSVFIYNNADHEVAYEDVEHQAISYTTGVPAITAALQFFRGEWADKGVFNMEQLNPDPFLATMPEIGLDWHVQELEPTAGLPLIHTLK; via the coding sequence ATGGCTATTCTACAAATTGGTGCAGGCGGCGTTGGTTGGGTTGTTGCACATAAAGCAGCACAAAATAACGAAGTACTGGGTGATATCACAATCGCTTCTCGCACAATCGCGAAGTGTGAAAAAATCATCGAATCTATCAAGGGCAAAAACAACCTTAAAGATTCAACTAAAAAACTAGAAGCTCGCGCAGTAAATGCTGACGATGTTGATGAACTTGTTGCTCTGATTAACGAAGTGAAACCAGACCTAGTAATCAACGCTGGTCCTCCTTGGGTAAACATGGCGATCATGGAAGCGTGTTACCAAGCAAAAGTATCTTACCTAGATACATCGGTAGCGGTTGACCTATGTTCTGAAGGCCAACAAGTACCACAAGCTTACGATTGGCAGTGGGGCTACCGTGAGAAGTTCGCAGAAGCGGGCATCACAGGTATTCTTGGCGCGGGTTTCGATCCTGGTGTGGTTTCTGTATTTGCAGCGCACGCGGTTAAGCACTTGTTTGATGAGATCGATACGATCGATGTAATGGACGTAAACGCAGGCGACCACGGTAAGAAGTTTGCGACAAACTTTGACCCAGAAACCAACATGCTTGAGATCCAAGGCGATTCTTTCTACTGGGAAAATGAAGAGTGGAAACAAGTACCTTGCCACTCTCGTATGCTTGAATTTGAATTCCCTAACTGTGGCTCTCACAAGGTGTACTCAATGGCACACGATGAAGTACGTTCAATGAAAGAGTTCATCCCAGCTAAGCGTATCGAATTCTGGATGGGCTTCGGCGATGCTTACCTGAACTACTTCAACTGCATGCGTGATATCGGCCTTCTTAGCCCTGATCCGCTAACACTGCACGATGGCACTGTGGTTCAGCCTCTACATGTTCTTAAAGCACTACTGCCAGACCCAACATCTCTAGCTCCGGGTTACACAGGTTTAACGTGTATCGGTACTTGGGTTCAAGGTAAGAAAGACGGTAAAGAGCGCAGCGTGTTCATCTACAATAACGCGGACCACGAAGTGGCTTACGAAGACGTAGAGCACCAAGCTATCTCTTACACAACAGGTGTTCCAGCGATTACCGCTGCACTTCAGTTCTTCCGCGGCGAATGGGCTGATAAAGGCGTGTTCAACATGGAACAGCTAAACCCAGACCCGTTCCTAGCAACGATGCCTGAAATCGGTCTAGACTGGCACGTTCAAGAGCTAGAGCCTACAGCTGGTCTACCTCTAATCCATACTTTGAAGTAA